One region of Bacillus pumilus genomic DNA includes:
- a CDS encoding pyridoxal-phosphate-dependent aminotransferase family protein — translation MDNVKELQIPSRTIMTPGPVEVDPRVLRVMSTPILGQFDPAFTHIMNETMTLLRSLFQTENEWAFPIDGTSRSGLEAVLASVIEPGDSMLVPVFGRFGHLLIEIGQRYGAEVHTMECEWGTVFDPSDIIQEMKQVKPKIVAMVHGETSTGRLQPLEQIGEACRALDALFIVDAVATIGGVQVKVDEWKIDAAIGGTQKCLSVPSGMSPITYNDRVAAVVESRKKVEKGIATQDELQEQMDISPIKSNYFDLSQLQDYWSPRRLNHHTEATTMLYALREGVRVVLEEGLSERFQRHAFHEKALMKGLEAMGFELFGDPHCKMPVVTCIEIPSGMDGEAVRADLLKHFGIEIASSFGPLAGRIWRIGTMGYSCRKENVLFVLAGLEAILIKHGASIHCGAGLQAALSIYEQGE, via the coding sequence ATGGATAACGTGAAAGAACTGCAAATACCTTCAAGAACGATTATGACACCAGGACCTGTTGAAGTAGATCCCAGGGTGCTCCGTGTAATGAGTACGCCAATTCTCGGTCAATTTGATCCAGCATTTACACATATCATGAATGAGACGATGACCTTATTGCGGTCCCTTTTCCAAACAGAAAATGAATGGGCTTTTCCAATTGACGGCACGTCTCGTTCAGGGCTTGAAGCTGTGCTTGCCAGTGTCATTGAGCCGGGAGATTCGATGCTTGTGCCTGTCTTTGGCCGGTTCGGTCATCTTCTCATTGAAATAGGACAGCGCTATGGTGCTGAGGTACATACAATGGAATGTGAATGGGGAACCGTTTTTGACCCTAGCGATATCATTCAGGAAATGAAGCAGGTCAAGCCTAAAATCGTTGCGATGGTCCATGGTGAAACATCCACCGGGCGGTTGCAGCCACTTGAGCAAATTGGTGAAGCGTGCCGGGCACTGGATGCATTGTTCATTGTAGACGCTGTAGCAACCATTGGCGGGGTTCAGGTGAAAGTGGATGAATGGAAGATTGATGCGGCGATTGGCGGTACGCAGAAGTGCTTGTCTGTTCCATCAGGTATGTCCCCTATCACGTATAATGACCGGGTTGCAGCTGTCGTTGAATCGAGAAAGAAAGTGGAAAAGGGAATTGCGACACAGGATGAATTGCAGGAGCAAATGGATATTTCTCCAATTAAAAGCAATTACTTTGATCTCAGCCAGCTTCAGGATTATTGGAGCCCTAGGCGATTAAATCATCATACAGAAGCGACAACGATGCTCTATGCACTTCGAGAAGGGGTTCGTGTTGTGCTGGAAGAAGGTCTGTCTGAGCGTTTCCAAAGGCATGCATTTCACGAGAAAGCCTTGATGAAAGGCCTTGAAGCGATGGGATTTGAATTGTTCGGTGATCCACATTGTAAAATGCCAGTTGTGACATGTATTGAGATTCCAAGTGGTATGGATGGAGAAGCGGTACGTGCCGATCTGCTTAAGCATTTTGGTATCGAAATTGCCAGCTCCTTTGGACCGCTAGCCGGACGTATATGGAGAATTGGCACAATGGGCTATAGCTGCCGAAAAGAAAATGTGCTGTTTGTGTTAGCAGGGCTAGAAGCAATTTTAATCAAGCATGGTGCATCCATCCATTGCGGCGCAGGGCTTCAGGCGGCTCTTTCTATCTATGAACAAGGTGAATAA
- a CDS encoding endonuclease I family protein, translating to MKRTLFGTVAAGIMIFGTLAAPLPQTANAQSFTLNEPSQTITFSPLQLQNETSTQQAKTTATSQIDSYYQSANGKSGPALKKALHDIIDDHKQLSYSQVWDALKKTDEDPKNPNNVLLLYSGVSRSKQSNGGNVGQWNREHVWAKSHGNFGTSQGPGTDLHHLRATDVQTNSTRGNLDFDLGGNEYKGAPGNFYDSDSFEPHSRVKGDVARMLFYMAVRYEGDDRFPDLELNDKVNNGSAPLHGKMSVLLKWHKQDPVDQIERNRNEIIYETYQNNRNPFIDHPEWASAIWE from the coding sequence ATGAAGAGAACCTTATTTGGAACTGTGGCTGCCGGAATCATGATATTCGGTACGTTAGCCGCCCCGCTGCCGCAAACTGCGAATGCTCAAAGCTTTACTTTGAATGAACCGAGCCAAACCATCACATTTTCCCCGTTACAGCTTCAAAACGAAACATCTACACAACAAGCGAAAACAACCGCTACAAGTCAAATCGATTCCTATTATCAATCTGCTAATGGCAAATCAGGACCCGCTTTAAAGAAAGCTTTACACGATATTATTGATGATCATAAGCAGCTATCCTACAGCCAAGTTTGGGATGCCTTAAAGAAAACAGATGAAGATCCAAAAAATCCAAACAACGTGCTCTTGCTCTATAGCGGTGTCTCCCGCTCAAAGCAATCGAATGGCGGAAATGTTGGCCAGTGGAACCGGGAGCATGTGTGGGCTAAGTCACACGGCAATTTTGGGACAAGCCAGGGCCCTGGTACAGATCTCCATCATCTGCGAGCAACAGACGTGCAAACGAATAGCACACGAGGAAATTTAGATTTTGATCTGGGCGGAAATGAATACAAGGGAGCGCCGGGCAATTTTTACGATAGCGACTCATTCGAACCTCACAGCCGGGTGAAAGGGGATGTGGCAAGAATGCTCTTTTATATGGCGGTGCGGTACGAGGGCGATGACCGCTTTCCAGATTTAGAATTAAACGACAAAGTGAATAATGGTAGCGCCCCTCTTCACGGCAAAATGTCCGTACTTCTCAAGTGGCACAAACAAGATCCTGTCGATCAAATCGAACGAAACCGCAACGAGATTATTTATGAAACGTATCAGAACAACCGCAATCCCTTTATCGATCACCCAGAATGGGCAAGTGCGATTTGGGAATAA
- a CDS encoding IucA/IucC family C-terminal-domain containing protein, producing MRPEWVERELLDFGVHITNGPMTSDRTLAALFSEASVLRLLEAEKEAMHAPNVAVAASMFSKRYAYLAVSSSLYMMTLYDGVYQFPPEACVFREDRKIEIDESLCSFVPLEGDRNEWREQVVHALFTECVTPLLDVLKRTSRLPYTILWENIAVRINSLYRSMMREAEDPAVKQRVREDYLYLKQAAGDVFGAKQNPFHHSLNLDDSLLETSNRKTCCMYYKLEKKSESLDYCLVCPLK from the coding sequence ATGAGGCCAGAGTGGGTTGAGAGAGAATTACTTGATTTCGGGGTACACATCACAAATGGACCAATGACATCTGATCGCACACTTGCTGCGCTTTTTTCAGAAGCATCTGTCCTGCGTTTATTAGAGGCTGAAAAGGAAGCTATGCATGCACCGAATGTGGCGGTAGCAGCGTCGATGTTTTCAAAGCGTTATGCCTACTTAGCGGTCAGTTCCTCTTTGTACATGATGACACTGTATGACGGTGTTTATCAGTTTCCACCAGAGGCATGTGTCTTTAGAGAGGATCGGAAAATCGAAATTGATGAGTCATTGTGTTCGTTTGTTCCATTAGAAGGAGATCGGAATGAATGGAGAGAGCAGGTTGTGCATGCGCTGTTTACGGAGTGTGTCACACCTCTTTTAGATGTACTGAAGCGTACGTCAAGACTTCCGTATACCATTTTGTGGGAGAATATAGCAGTTCGCATCAATTCTCTTTATCGCAGCATGATGCGAGAGGCTGAAGACCCTGCGGTGAAGCAGCGCGTGCGAGAGGATTATCTGTATCTGAAGCAAGCAGCTGGTGATGTATTTGGAGCAAAACAAAATCCATTTCATCACAGCTTAAACTTAGATGACAGTTTACTAGAAACATCCAACCGAAAGACTTGCTGTATGTATTATAAGCTCGAGAAAAAATCTGAGAGTCTCGATTATTGTCTTGTCTGTCCGCTAAAATAA
- a CDS encoding FecCD family ABC transporter permease yields MAKTYTVRSKGGRISFQFSKRTFLILLLLTAIAFGLFILSLCMGSRFISPVDVLLHIIGQGEGNTFVLNTLRIPRTLLAVLVGAALAVSGLILQGLIRNPLASPDIIGITSGASFGAIMFIVFWMGTVPIAYQSLWAIAGAFAVSCLIYLLSWKKGVKPITLVLMGIGISAIMKACVTFTLVLSDTMTTTKSYIWLTGSLYGSTMKDVTSMLPWIMIILPIVMVLARTMNVKELGDDLATGLGVKVQAKRLFFLLMSVTLAGIAVAFAGGIEFVGLMAPHVARMIIGRSFIALVPASALVGSILVMLADLVARTAFLPLDVPAGVFTAAIGAPFFIYLLYQQRNR; encoded by the coding sequence GTGGCTAAAACATATACAGTGCGTTCAAAGGGCGGGCGCATTTCATTTCAATTTTCAAAGCGGACGTTTTTGATTTTACTTTTATTGACGGCCATTGCTTTTGGGTTATTTATTCTCAGTCTCTGTATGGGCAGCCGATTTATTTCGCCTGTGGATGTGCTTCTTCATATAATCGGTCAGGGAGAGGGAAATACCTTTGTGCTCAATACACTGAGGATTCCAAGAACACTGCTGGCTGTCTTAGTAGGGGCCGCACTTGCGGTATCAGGGCTCATTTTGCAAGGATTAATCCGCAATCCGCTTGCATCGCCTGACATCATTGGGATTACGAGTGGTGCTTCGTTCGGTGCGATTATGTTTATTGTCTTTTGGATGGGCACTGTGCCTATTGCATATCAATCCTTATGGGCGATTGCAGGTGCGTTTGCTGTCTCGTGTCTGATTTATTTGCTTTCATGGAAAAAAGGGGTCAAGCCGATCACACTTGTCCTAATGGGCATTGGGATTTCTGCCATTATGAAGGCGTGTGTGACGTTTACTCTTGTTCTTAGTGATACGATGACAACGACAAAGTCATATATCTGGCTGACAGGCAGTTTATATGGTTCTACGATGAAGGACGTCACGTCGATGCTTCCTTGGATCATGATCATTTTACCGATTGTCATGGTGTTAGCAAGAACGATGAATGTGAAGGAGCTTGGAGATGATCTTGCAACAGGTCTCGGGGTAAAAGTGCAGGCAAAACGGTTATTCTTTCTGCTGATGAGTGTGACATTGGCAGGGATTGCTGTTGCCTTTGCTGGCGGTATTGAATTTGTTGGACTGATGGCGCCGCATGTTGCACGGATGATCATCGGCCGTTCCTTCATTGCGCTGGTCCCGGCATCTGCGCTTGTTGGAAGTATTCTCGTGATGCTCGCAGATTTAGTCGCTAGAACGGCTTTTCTACCGTTAGATGTACCAGCAGGTGTATTCACAGCTGCAATTGGGGCACCGTTCTTTATTTATTTGTTATACCAGCAGAGAAATCGATAA
- a CDS encoding FecCD family ABC transporter permease codes for MRSLLKKDSSKALLFAGFVVLMVVFFILSISLGQTSISLKATIHAFLHFDESDPNSVIVMTSRLSRALIATVVGSSLAISGALMQALTRNPLAAPDLLGINAGGLFFIVISIVFFSTESLTGYMWTAFLGAAIAGMLVFLLGSIGRDGLTPVKIVLAGAAISALFASFTQGLLIVNEQSIQSILFWMAGSVSGRSIDMLLPVLPYILGATVVALLLGRSINVLLSGDDIAKGLGQRTLALKITMGVLVVFLAGGSVAVAGSIGFVGFLVPHIVKKLVGPDHRWVLPYCAVVGASLLLVADLAARFLIMPQEVPIGVMTAVAGAPLFVYLVRKGLKTGG; via the coding sequence ATGAGAAGTTTATTAAAAAAGGATTCGAGCAAGGCGCTGCTGTTTGCTGGATTCGTCGTATTGATGGTGGTCTTTTTTATACTCAGCATTTCTCTTGGGCAAACCTCGATTTCCCTCAAAGCCACCATCCATGCGTTTCTTCATTTTGATGAATCGGATCCAAACAGTGTCATTGTCATGACATCCAGATTATCAAGAGCTTTAATTGCAACAGTTGTTGGATCAAGTCTAGCCATTTCAGGTGCACTGATGCAGGCATTAACGAGAAATCCGCTTGCAGCGCCAGATTTGTTAGGAATTAATGCAGGTGGACTATTTTTTATCGTCATTTCGATTGTTTTCTTTTCAACAGAGTCATTAACAGGCTATATGTGGACAGCCTTTTTAGGTGCGGCAATTGCAGGGATGCTCGTTTTTCTTTTGGGCTCCATTGGAAGAGATGGTTTGACACCGGTCAAAATTGTCCTTGCAGGTGCGGCGATATCTGCACTGTTTGCGTCCTTTACACAAGGTCTTTTAATCGTGAATGAACAGTCGATTCAAAGCATCCTGTTTTGGATGGCGGGTTCAGTGTCTGGAAGAAGCATTGATATGCTGCTGCCTGTTTTGCCTTATATTTTAGGTGCGACAGTTGTCGCGCTGCTTCTTGGACGCTCCATCAATGTCCTTTTGTCAGGAGATGATATTGCGAAGGGACTTGGTCAACGTACGCTGGCGCTGAAAATCACGATGGGAGTTCTCGTCGTCTTTTTAGCGGGTGGTTCCGTCGCTGTCGCAGGATCGATTGGATTTGTTGGTTTTCTAGTGCCGCATATTGTGAAAAAGCTTGTCGGACCTGACCACCGCTGGGTACTGCCGTATTGTGCCGTAGTGGGGGCGTCGCTTTTACTTGTCGCAGACCTTGCGGCTCGTTTTCTGATCATGCCGCAGGAAGTACCGATTGGTGTCATGACGGCGGTAGCAGGAGCGCCTCTATTTGTTTATCTCGTGCGCAAGGGGTTGAAGACAGGTGGCTAA
- a CDS encoding ABC transporter substrate-binding protein, translated as MFKKSFWSLLVVLSIVLLAACGSNSSEGKSNSKEKARTVESAIGSTEIKGSPKRVVTLYQGATDAAVAMGIKPVGVVESWLEAPTYKYLRDDLKDVKIVGQEIQPNLEEIEKLNPDLIIASKVRHEQIFDQLKEIAPTVATETVFTFKDTVKLMGEALNQQDKSKELLTKWDDRVADFKEKAKKDIKNWPMSVSVVNFRADHARIYQTGFAGSILTELGFEGPKNVKDKKQDIITLTDKESIPQMDADVIYYFMDDQDKAVEKAYKEWTSHPLWKQLDAVKAKQVHKVDEITWNMGGGIIAANMMLDDIDDRLGIDK; from the coding sequence ATGTTCAAAAAATCTTTTTGGTCGCTATTAGTTGTGCTCTCCATCGTTTTACTTGCAGCTTGCGGCAGCAATAGCAGTGAAGGCAAGTCAAACAGTAAAGAAAAAGCAAGAACCGTTGAAAGCGCTATCGGTTCAACTGAAATTAAAGGATCGCCTAAACGTGTGGTGACGCTGTACCAAGGAGCAACAGATGCAGCAGTCGCGATGGGCATTAAACCAGTGGGTGTTGTAGAATCTTGGCTTGAGGCACCTACGTATAAATATTTAAGAGATGATTTAAAGGATGTCAAAATTGTTGGACAGGAAATACAGCCAAACTTAGAGGAAATTGAAAAGCTTAACCCAGATTTGATCATTGCATCAAAAGTCCGCCATGAGCAAATTTTTGATCAGCTGAAAGAAATCGCTCCAACTGTTGCAACAGAAACAGTGTTTACATTTAAAGATACAGTGAAATTAATGGGTGAAGCGTTAAACCAGCAAGACAAGTCAAAAGAATTGCTAACGAAGTGGGATGACCGCGTCGCTGACTTCAAAGAAAAAGCGAAAAAAGACATCAAAAACTGGCCAATGAGTGTGTCTGTAGTGAACTTCCGTGCAGATCATGCTAGAATCTATCAAACTGGATTCGCAGGGTCCATTTTAACAGAGCTAGGCTTTGAAGGACCTAAGAATGTCAAAGATAAAAAGCAAGACATCATTACACTGACAGACAAAGAGAGCATCCCGCAAATGGATGCAGATGTGATCTATTACTTCATGGATGATCAGGATAAAGCCGTTGAAAAAGCATATAAAGAGTGGACGAGTCATCCTTTATGGAAGCAGCTTGACGCAGTGAAAGCGAAACAAGTGCATAAAGTCGATGAAATCACTTGGAACATGGGCGGCGGTATTATTGCTGCAAACATGATGCTTGATGATATTGATGATCGTCTCGGAATTGATAAATAA
- a CDS encoding alpha/beta fold hydrolase codes for MTDTKTEPFSFAIMQQAAPVHIPERQFMPSHDGTSLAYYPFLAEKKNEANVILIHGGGAHSLAGYEHIADTLQHDFHVNTFLIDLRGHGHSEGKKGDTPSVTDVWHDISQFVDTVKQQHKGAVYLCGHSSGAGLLLNYLSWPKKREVDGYFFIAPEFGYQSGTARPDQIPFASVQVWKFVLSAMTKGLLMSHSEAVRFHYPAWAVEQDPLLLTAITVNLALALTPSAPKKQFAMMDRPYAMLVGSEDELYDIEKFPAYHELPDETIRKQSVYQVLDGHTHLSVLLEAGKQIGRAIQMWNRSI; via the coding sequence TTGACAGACACTAAGACCGAACCATTCTCATTTGCAATTATGCAGCAGGCAGCTCCTGTTCATATTCCAGAAAGACAATTCATGCCATCACACGACGGCACAAGCCTTGCGTATTATCCGTTTTTAGCAGAAAAAAAGAACGAGGCAAATGTCATCTTGATCCATGGCGGAGGCGCTCACAGCCTAGCTGGTTATGAGCATATTGCCGATACGCTGCAACATGATTTTCATGTGAATACGTTTTTAATCGATTTAAGAGGTCACGGCCATTCGGAAGGGAAAAAGGGTGATACACCTAGTGTCACAGATGTGTGGCACGATATTTCGCAGTTTGTGGATACGGTCAAACAGCAGCATAAAGGAGCCGTTTATCTCTGCGGTCATTCATCTGGAGCGGGATTACTGCTAAACTACCTATCTTGGCCGAAAAAAAGAGAAGTAGATGGTTACTTTTTTATTGCCCCTGAATTTGGCTATCAATCAGGCACAGCAAGGCCTGATCAAATCCCTTTTGCGAGCGTTCAAGTATGGAAATTCGTTTTGTCTGCCATGACAAAAGGATTGTTGATGAGTCATTCTGAAGCCGTGCGTTTTCATTATCCGGCATGGGCAGTTGAGCAGGACCCGCTTTTGTTGACAGCCATCACCGTCAATCTAGCACTTGCCTTAACCCCGTCTGCACCTAAAAAACAATTTGCGATGATGGATCGGCCATATGCGATGTTAGTAGGAAGTGAGGATGAGCTGTATGATATAGAAAAATTTCCTGCCTATCATGAACTGCCCGATGAAACGATCAGAAAACAATCAGTCTATCAAGTGCTGGATGGACATACCCATTTGTCGGTGTTACTAGAAGCGGGAAAACAGATTGGAAGGGCCATCCAAATGTGGAATCGTTCTATTTAG
- a CDS encoding PadR family transcriptional regulator, which yields MTDLYILGLISMKPMSGYDVEQNLKNTMVDIWGGILVGSIYYALNKLEKGNYIKICETRTIGKKSTKVYKITELGKEYKKECVMKCLVESQNTYPTQLFAGLMFADEIEKQEAVKSLNVQIEAQKRHLAEIKKGEEEKEKQMNLSPLTRLTFDYIYEMEEMKMKYLHEVIHLIKTGGLTDE from the coding sequence ATGACGGACTTATATATATTAGGATTAATATCGATGAAACCGATGTCAGGGTATGATGTTGAGCAGAATTTAAAAAATACAATGGTGGATATATGGGGTGGAATTCTAGTTGGCTCAATCTATTATGCGCTAAATAAATTAGAAAAAGGAAACTATATAAAAATTTGTGAAACAAGGACGATAGGGAAAAAGAGTACGAAAGTCTATAAAATCACAGAACTTGGAAAAGAATACAAGAAAGAATGTGTGATGAAATGCCTTGTAGAATCTCAAAATACTTATCCAACTCAACTTTTTGCTGGACTCATGTTTGCTGACGAAATTGAAAAACAAGAAGCTGTTAAATCATTAAATGTTCAAATTGAAGCGCAAAAAAGACATTTAGCAGAAATAAAAAAGGGTGAAGAAGAAAAAGAGAAACAAATGAATTTATCTCCTTTAACAAGGCTAACGTTTGATTACATTTATGAAATGGAAGAAATGAAAATGAAGTATCTTCATGAAGTTATTCATTTAATTAAGACGGGGGGATTAACCGATGAATAA
- the psiE gene encoding phosphate-starvation-inducible protein PsiE: MKRFNNFQKVPDLLQGLLNICLFFLALALSVLLISETWYIVQFVYKNVVNKGESYYEMLGELLIFFMYFEFIALIIKYFKSNFHFPLRYFIYIGITAVIRLIIIDHKEAVSTFWWALTILAMTVALFIASKRHAVQEHEEVK, encoded by the coding sequence ATGAAACGATTCAACAACTTCCAAAAGGTACCCGATCTCTTGCAAGGTCTTCTGAATATCTGTCTGTTCTTTCTAGCCCTTGCTTTAAGCGTCCTCTTAATTAGTGAAACTTGGTATATTGTCCAATTTGTCTACAAGAATGTGGTCAACAAAGGAGAAAGCTATTATGAAATGCTTGGTGAGCTGCTGATCTTCTTTATGTACTTTGAGTTTATTGCCTTAATTATTAAGTACTTTAAATCAAACTTTCATTTTCCGCTTCGCTATTTTATTTATATTGGCATCACAGCCGTCATCCGTTTGATTATCATCGATCATAAAGAGGCTGTATCGACCTTCTGGTGGGCGCTGACCATTCTAGCCATGACCGTTGCACTCTTTATCGCCAGTAAACGACATGCTGTTCAGGAGCATGAAGAAGTGAAGTGA
- a CDS encoding sensor histidine kinase, translated as MAHRKYTLAKKLALLILTATVVSGLVFLTLQKITNDLIDGYLSSDEYYEEESARYIQKFSHYVSENELSSTDRKAFGEWVKKENYINLTIFKDEVLQYDSIYSAADESAYGKEKVTQYAEHHSYPVQFSDGEGRVMVDGFYSSRYHDLAFTLELLGATLIFLLIVLLGIRKSLRYLQTIHQDIHILEGGELDYEMTVKGHDELAMIAKSIEDLRKAFLDKLQAIDELQEESRSLVTEMSHDMRTPLTSLMMNLEFAKKEEAGADPRKDQYIASAYEKALQLKNLSDNLFAYFLLDKEQEPELETVAVKEVIYDLLSDQVAILQQETFKVHLLGELPDSYINVNVEELGRVFDNLMSNILKYADPKKDINFTFLSDQEMFEIHVSNAIKETNGTQESTGLGERSIKRMMTRMHGQFEKMEKNDVYYIVLRFWHIKI; from the coding sequence TTGGCACATCGTAAATATACACTAGCCAAAAAGCTAGCACTATTGATTTTGACAGCTACGGTCGTGAGTGGACTTGTCTTTTTGACGCTGCAAAAGATCACCAATGACCTCATTGATGGATACTTGAGTTCGGACGAGTATTACGAGGAGGAGTCAGCCAGGTATATTCAAAAATTCAGCCACTATGTGTCTGAGAATGAGCTGTCTTCAACAGACCGAAAAGCGTTTGGTGAGTGGGTAAAAAAAGAGAATTACATTAATTTGACCATCTTCAAGGATGAAGTGCTGCAATATGACTCCATCTATTCGGCTGCTGATGAATCGGCGTATGGAAAAGAAAAGGTGACCCAGTACGCTGAGCATCATTCGTATCCAGTTCAGTTTAGCGACGGTGAAGGTCGCGTCATGGTGGATGGTTTCTATTCATCTCGTTACCACGATCTTGCCTTTACACTCGAGCTGCTCGGGGCGACGCTTATTTTTCTCCTCATTGTTCTGCTTGGCATTCGCAAAAGTTTACGCTATCTGCAAACGATTCACCAAGACATTCATATTCTTGAAGGCGGCGAGCTAGACTATGAGATGACGGTAAAAGGGCATGATGAATTAGCGATGATTGCCAAAAGTATTGAGGATCTTCGTAAAGCTTTTCTGGACAAGCTCCAAGCCATTGACGAGTTGCAAGAAGAGAGTCGCAGTCTGGTGACCGAAATGTCACACGATATGAGAACACCGCTGACGTCGCTCATGATGAACCTGGAGTTTGCGAAAAAAGAGGAGGCTGGAGCGGATCCCCGTAAAGATCAATATATAGCAAGTGCTTATGAGAAAGCATTGCAATTGAAAAATCTGTCTGATAATCTGTTTGCCTATTTTCTACTTGATAAAGAACAAGAACCTGAGCTTGAGACCGTTGCAGTCAAAGAGGTCATTTACGATCTTTTATCAGATCAGGTGGCGATCTTGCAGCAAGAGACATTCAAGGTTCATCTTTTAGGAGAGCTTCCTGACAGCTATATCAACGTGAATGTCGAGGAACTTGGCCGAGTGTTTGATAATCTGATGTCCAACATACTGAAATACGCCGATCCGAAAAAAGACATCAATTTCACCTTTCTATCCGATCAAGAAATGTTTGAGATCCATGTCAGCAATGCGATAAAAGAGACAAATGGCACGCAGGAAAGCACTGGACTTGGTGAACGAAGCATAAAACGAATGATGACCCGCATGCACGGGCAGTTTGAAAAGATGGAAAAGAACGATGTTTACTACATCGTGCTGCGCTTCTGGCACATCAAAATATAG
- a CDS encoding response regulator transcription factor has protein sequence MTHRILIVEDDQDIGDLLQESLTRAGYEVQRAMNGEQALKFVDDSLDLVILDVMMPGISGIETCQQMRASSNVPILFLTAKSSTFDKTEGLLAGGDDYMTKPFSQEELHARVIAQLRRYTVYQEKKEQEETFLVGGKLRVSEEFNEVWKGNQQLKLSDLEYRMLKLLMSRRNKIFSAQNIYESVWGQPYFYCSNNTVMVHIRKLRAKIEDDPARPVYIKTEWGRGYRFGTS, from the coding sequence ATGACGCATCGAATATTAATCGTAGAAGATGATCAAGATATTGGAGACCTTTTGCAGGAATCCCTTACACGTGCTGGATATGAGGTGCAAAGAGCGATGAATGGCGAGCAAGCATTGAAGTTTGTGGACGATTCGCTCGATTTGGTGATTTTGGATGTGATGATGCCAGGCATATCAGGCATTGAAACGTGCCAGCAGATGAGAGCCTCTTCTAATGTCCCGATTCTATTTCTAACAGCCAAATCAAGTACATTCGATAAAACCGAAGGCTTACTTGCCGGCGGGGATGATTATATGACAAAACCTTTTTCACAAGAGGAGCTTCATGCTAGAGTGATTGCACAATTACGCAGGTACACCGTCTATCAGGAAAAGAAGGAACAGGAAGAAACGTTTCTTGTTGGGGGCAAGCTGAGGGTGAGCGAAGAATTTAATGAAGTGTGGAAAGGAAATCAACAACTCAAGCTGTCTGATTTAGAATATCGTATGTTGAAGCTGCTCATGAGCAGGCGAAACAAAATCTTTTCAGCCCAAAATATTTATGAGAGTGTATGGGGACAGCCTTATTTCTATTGTTCCAACAATACGGTGATGGTGCATATTCGAAAGCTGCGTGCCAAAATTGAAGATGATCCTGCACGTCCTGTATATATCAAAACAGAATGGGGAAGAGGATACCGATTTGGCACATCGTAA